Part of the Paludisphaera borealis genome, CTTCCTGAATTTCGTAGCGGTAGATCGCGTGCAGGAAGAGCGAGGCCCGGACGCGCTGGTAGAGGTTGTCGCTGTCGCGGCGGAACCGCTCCAGGTCTTCGCAGGCCCGCAGCTTGTCGGACAGGCTGGCCGCCGCGACGAGTCCACGGGCCGAGCGGTCGCGGGTCTCGGGCTCCGAGCTGGTGATCGTTTCGATGAGGGTCGTGCCGAGTGCAGCCATTGTGTTTCTAGAACCGCGAGGAGTCGGAGGCGATGTGAGGAGAGGTGCCGGCGGACGCTCAACGCTCTAGCGAGGGCTCGCCCGCTCGATGCGGGCCACGGCTTCGAGCAGCACGGCGAGGATTTGCTCGCGATCGACGCCGGACATCGACAGAGCCACCTGGGCCTCGACGCCGCCGTACTTGACGCCGAGGTTGAACCGCGAGCCCTTCGTCTCCAGGGCCAGATACTTCTCGCGCCTCGCCAGGATGTTGAGGGCCGTGGTGAGCTGGATCTGGCCCAGCTCGCGGACATCCCCCTTGACCAGTTCGTCGAGCAGCTCGAAGACGGTCGGCGTCAGGACGTGCATGCCGAAGAAGCAGAGGTAATGCCCGGCGCGGAGCCCGGGGACCTGAAGCCGAAGCTCGGCGAGCGTCGGGTTGGGCTTCTCGACGATCTCGTCGATCGCGTAGACGTCGGTCCGCTGGGCCAATCGGCGGCCGGCGACCGTGCCGTACTGGTGGATCAAATGCTCGCGAGTCGCCTGGACCGCCGAGACCGCGCAGCCCTCGGCCGTGGCGAGATCGATCAACTGCCGGGCGCAGCGGCGAGGCTCGGCCGAGAGATAGAGGTGGTCGCCGAGCAGGAGCAAAAACGAGTCGCCGCCGACGAACTCGCGGGCGCACCAGACCGCGTGGCCGTAGCCCTTGGGCTCGGCCTGGACGGCGAAGGTCAGCCGCTGTTCGAGTTCCAGCAGCTTGCGCGCCTGGTCGTCGGCCCACTTGGCGTCGCGGTACGCCGCGCGGAGGTTGTTGGCGTAGGTCCGGAACTGGTCGCGGTAGACCGCCTCGTCCCCCGGCGCGACGACGACGCAGATCTCTTCGATGCCGCTGGCGAGAGCCTCTTCGGCGATGATCTGGAGGACCGGCTTGGTCAGCCCGTCGCGATCGACCAGCGGCGACATGGCCTTCTGCACGGTGTCGGACGCGGGATACTGACGCGCCCCCCGTCCCGCCGCGGTGATGACTGCCTTCGAGACCTGCACGACGCTATCCCTCTGCTTCCGACGTCCGTTTCTCGCACCTTGAAATCGGGGCCCACCCCGTTCCAGGTCCTCTGATTCCTACAAAGCGACCTTAGACTAATCGTCCCCCAAGAACCGGGCAACCCCTGGGCTTGACTTCGCTTTGTACGAACACTAACCTAAGATCATCTGACGCGACATGCGTTGGGGATGTAGCTCAATTGGTTAGAGCACCGGCCTGTCACGCCGGAGGTTGTGGGTTCGAGCCCCATCATCCTCGCTTCTTCTCTATGGCGCTCGGCCATGCAAGGCGGCGGGTTGAACACTCGCCACGAGGTTTCGTAAGGTGGGTGCCGCCCACCTTGCCGCGATATACGTTGGGGATGTAGCTCAATTGGTTAGAGCACCGGCCTGTCACGCCGGAGGTTGTGGGTTCGAGCCCCATCATCCTCGCTTCTCATAGGACGCCCAGCCGTGCAACGCGGCGAGTCGAACACCCTGACGCGAGGTTTCGTAGCGTGGGCACTGCCCACTGATGAAACCCGTTGTGACGGCGCGGGGGATGAGCGGCGGAATCTACGAACTGGTGTGAAGTCTCGCTTCACCCTCGTCCAATGGCTCCGAGG contains:
- a CDS encoding sugar phosphate nucleotidyltransferase, producing MQVSKAVITAAGRGARQYPASDTVQKAMSPLVDRDGLTKPVLQIIAEEALASGIEEICVVVAPGDEAVYRDQFRTYANNLRAAYRDAKWADDQARKLLELEQRLTFAVQAEPKGYGHAVWCAREFVGGDSFLLLLGDHLYLSAEPRRCARQLIDLATAEGCAVSAVQATREHLIHQYGTVAGRRLAQRTDVYAIDEIVEKPNPTLAELRLQVPGLRAGHYLCFFGMHVLTPTVFELLDELVKGDVRELGQIQLTTALNILARREKYLALETKGSRFNLGVKYGGVEAQVALSMSGVDREQILAVLLEAVARIERASPR